One segment of Anopheles stephensi strain Indian chromosome 3, UCI_ANSTEP_V1.0, whole genome shotgun sequence DNA contains the following:
- the LOC118514647 gene encoding cytochrome P450 4C1-like yields the protein MSELSTIFHGVLVFVLFAVYLQWLMKRWQLSQIFEKIPGPKAYPIVGTMYSFFGKKRHEIFYLLDERTRTYPNIHRVWTGLTPEVRISKPEFVEQVIGSSKHIEKATMYRFLHDWLGNGLLTSKGERWHQHRKLITPTFHFNILDGFCDVFAENSQELVEHLQPYADTGKPVNMYPFITKAALDIICETAMGVKVNAQSEGEENDYVKAVCELSRLFVERMVRPWLHLDFIWLRSRFAARYTNALETVHTYSREVIRDRKAALEASQKSTNPESNNGETFGVKKRMAFLDLLLQGNQAHNIMTDEDVREEVDTFMFEGHDTTTAGISWVLFLLALHPDVQERVCEEIESIFPPGDNRPATMQDLNELKLLERCIKEALRLYPSVSFFGRTLSEDIQLGGYHVPAQTIVGIHAYHVHRDERYYPDPEKFDPDRFLPENTENRHPYAYIPFSAGPRNCIGQKFALLEEKSIVSSILRRFRLRSVRTREEQKIMHELITRPMDGVLLYLESRKTVV from the exons ATGTCGGAGCTCAGCACGATCTTCCACGGAGtgctggtgtttgttttgtttgcggtGTACCTACAGTGGTTGATGAAGCGATGGCAGTTGAGCCAAATTTTCGAGAAAATACCGGGCCCAAAGGCGTACCCGATAGTGGGCACGATGTACTCGTTTTTCGGCAAAAAGCGACATG AGATCTTCTATCTGCTGGACGAGCGGACTCGTACCTATCCGAACATCCATCGCGTGTGGACGGGCTTGACCCCGGAGGTGCGCATCAGCAAACCGGAATTCGTCGAACAGGTGATCGGCTCCAGCAAACACATCGAAAAGGCCACCATGTATCGCTTCCTGCACGATTGGCTCGGCAATGGTCTGCTCACCTCCAAAG GTGAACGTTGGCATCAGCACCGTAAGCTCATCACACCGACCTTCCACTTTAACATCCTGGACGGATTCTGTGACGTGTTTGCGGAGAACAGCCAGGAGCTGGTGGAACACCTGCAGCCGTACGCCGACACGGGCAAACCGGTCAACATGTATCCGTTTATCACGAAGGCGGCTCTGGACATCATTTGCG AAACCGCCATGGGAGTAAAGGTAAATGCTCAGAGCGAAGGTGAGGAGAACGATTACGTCAAGGCGGTCTGCGA ACTAAGCAGACTGTTTGTTGAGCGTATGGTACGTCCCTGGCTGCACTTGGACTTTATATGGCTCCGGTCTCGTTTTGCCGCCCGTTACACGAACGCACTCGAGACTGTTCATACTTATTCGCGTGAG GTGATTCGAGATCGAAAAGCAGCACTAGAGGCATCGCAGAAGAGCACCAATCCCGAATCGAACAATGGGGAAACGTTTGGTGTCAAGAAACGGATGGCGTTCCTTGATCTCCTGCTGCAAGGCAACCAGGCACACAATATTATGACTGACGAGGACGTCCGAGAGGAGGTGGACACATTCATGTTTGAG GGACACGACACAACGACAGCTGGCATCAGCTGGGTGTTGTTTCTGCTGGCCCTCCATCCGGACGTTCAGGAGCGGGTGTGCGAGGAAATTGAGTCGATTTTTCCACCCGGTGACAACCGGCCGGCCACGATGCAGGACCTGAACGAGCTGAAGCTGCTGGAACGGTGCATCAAGGAGGCACTGCGGCTCTATCCGTCCGTGTCCTTTTTCGGTCGAACGCTCAGCGAGGACATCCAGCTCGGAGGTTACCATGTGCCGGCCCAAACCATCGTGGGAATTCATGCGTACCATGTGCATCGGGATGAAAG GTACTACCCGGACCCGGAGAAATTCGACCCGGACCGTTTTCTGCCGGAAAATACCGAAAACCGTCACCCGTACGCGTACATCCCGTTCAGCGCGGGGCCAAGAAACTGTATCGGACAAAAGTTTGCGCTGCTCGAGGAGAAAAGCATCGTGTCGTCCATACTGCGCCGTTTCCGGTTGCGTTCGGTGCGTACGCGTGAGGAGCAGAAGATTATGCATGAGCTGATCACGCGCCCGATGGACGGTGTCCTGTTGTACCTGGAATCGCGGAAGACGGTGGTGTAG